TTCAGGGACTGCGTCTTTTATCGCTTTGATGGTGTTCTGCATCAACCCGTTTTTGTTCCATGCTTCTGTTCCTTTATTGTCTTTCAGATTTTCAGAGACTTTCATGTAAAGATTTACACCCCTTATCCCTAAAGAGAACAACTCTTTACATTCTTTCACCGTAAGATCAATGCTCCTGCGGAAAATGCCCGGCATCGAGGGGATGGGTTCTTGCAGATTTTCGCCTTCCATAACGAAGATCGGCATTACAAAATCGTTGGTCGTAAGTATGGTTTCCTGTACCAATGCACGTATTGAGGCATTGGTACGGAGTCTGCGGTTGCGGGACGGTATAATCATTTTCTTTTGGAATAAATTTTGAATTTATACTGCAAATTTAACCATTGTTTTATGAAAAAACGGTGGTAGATAAATTACGTTTCCTTACTTTTGTGAGCATATTATAAATATAAAGTTTTATAAGGTGAAAAATTTACTGTCTTCTATTATATTTTTTGGCATGTTGGTCTTGTTTTCTGCGGACCTTTCCGCGCAGGTCAGCCGAGAGCCTTTTGCTGCGGCACAAAAGTCTGATGACGGCGTGTTGGTGGCATATCCTAATCCTGCCCGTGATTTTATTATTGTAAAGTCTAAGGACGCTTCACTGAAAATCAAATCAGTTACATTTTATTCAATCCTAGGCATGCAGGTGGCGGAATATGCGGTGAATATGAACTCGGGTGAGATTCGGCTTGATAAGCTTCGCCCTGGTAAATACCTGATGAGATACACCCTGAGCGATAATACGCAGAAAGTGACCCAAATTGTAAAACATTAAATCATCCCTGGCCATCAGGGATTTTTTTTGAAATCATCTGTGGCAGTACTTTTGAAGCATCATATAATAATCAGTAATTTTGTTCTATGGAAAGCAGGGAAAAAATTGTCATCATCGGCGGCGGATTTGCAGGTCTTCATCTCGCAAAGAAACTTAACAACAAGAATAAGAAAGTCTTTGTTCTCGATAAGGTGAATCACCACATGTTTCAGCCGTTATTCTATCAGGTGGCCTGTGGCCGTATTGAGCCAAGTAACATTTCATTCCCTTTCCGGAAAATCTTTCAGCGCTCGCGCAACATCCAGTACCGCATGATTGAAGTGGAGAGGATCTTGCCTGAACAGAACAAAGTCATCACCTGCGATGCGGAAATCACCTATGACAAACTCGTAATTGCCACCGGCTGCAAAACAAATTTCTTCGGAAATGAAAAGATGGAGCATCTGACTTTCGGAATGAAAAATACACAGGAAGCCATTGCCATCAGAAACCATATACTGCTGACTTTTGAAAAACTTATAATTCAGAAGAAACGCAGCGATGACGGTAACTGGAATATCGTTATCGTAGGAAGCGGACCTACAGGTGTAGAACTTGCCGGTGCCTTTGCTGAAATGAAAAGTGAGATCCTGCCGCGCGATTATCCCCATATGAATTTTCAGGAACTGAATATCATCCTTATTTCTTCAACACCTACCTCATTGAGCATGATGAGTGAAGAATCCCAGGCCATGTCTGAAAAATACCTGAAAGAACTCGGTGTCATCTTCCTGAAGGATGAGTTGGTTACTGATTATGATGGGGATAAAGTTTATATGAAAAGCGGTAAAACAATCGCTTCAAATAACGTGATCTGGGCAGCCGGCGTTACCGGCAACATCATTGAAGGGCTGAACCCGGATGTGATGATCAGAAACCGGTACAAAACCGATCGCTATAACCGCGTGTTGGGATACGATAATATTTTTGCAATTGGTGATATCGCCTATATGGAAACACCGAAATATCCGATGGGGCATCCTCAGGTAGCCAATGTAGCCATTAATCAAGGTAAAAATGTAGGCAGAAACTTCCTTAAAAAAGATATAAAAGACTGGAGGGAGTATGAATATGTAGACCAAGGCAGCATGGCCACCATTGGCAAGCACCGTGCGGTGGTTGATTTGCCG
This DNA window, taken from Chryseobacterium sp. 6424, encodes the following:
- a CDS encoding T9SS type A sorting domain-containing protein yields the protein MKNLLSSIIFFGMLVLFSADLSAQVSREPFAAAQKSDDGVLVAYPNPARDFIIVKSKDASLKIKSVTFYSILGMQVAEYAVNMNSGEIRLDKLRPGKYLMRYTLSDNTQKVTQIVKH
- a CDS encoding NAD(P)/FAD-dependent oxidoreductase yields the protein MESREKIVIIGGGFAGLHLAKKLNNKNKKVFVLDKVNHHMFQPLFYQVACGRIEPSNISFPFRKIFQRSRNIQYRMIEVERILPEQNKVITCDAEITYDKLVIATGCKTNFFGNEKMEHLTFGMKNTQEAIAIRNHILLTFEKLIIQKKRSDDGNWNIVIVGSGPTGVELAGAFAEMKSEILPRDYPHMNFQELNIILISSTPTSLSMMSEESQAMSEKYLKELGVIFLKDELVTDYDGDKVYMKSGKTIASNNVIWAAGVTGNIIEGLNPDVMIRNRYKTDRYNRVLGYDNIFAIGDIAYMETPKYPMGHPQVANVAINQGKNVGRNFLKKDIKDWREYEYVDQGSMATIGKHRAVVDLPNFKFQGFLAWYFWMFLHLMLILSVRNKVAIFFNWMWSYLNKDSSLRLIIIPNKKNRTEQ